A single region of the Balaenoptera ricei isolate mBalRic1 chromosome 12, mBalRic1.hap2, whole genome shotgun sequence genome encodes:
- the USP45 gene encoding ubiquitin carboxyl-terminal hydrolase 45 isoform X3 gives MMKLEKKSKISTVKDPFIDISLPIIEERVSKPVLLGRMSKYRSLQDTDNGQYSGPITIENTHQPRATKKHTSSKDKNQLIHGRKRTRKLSSGEDKAVVIYQKNENLEMNRDSSLFASVVNTESTLTESPTDGSEQEASLSGSSVGADSEASESESAPKQTLLLRSSSGYYVHTNGHLRPPAESEPLAKEGDGGDEGVAEAISELHLSSTVTGDRDFDRENQPLNVLNNLCFSEGRHMVSHSPQNAFQTLSQSYITTSKECSIQSCLYQFTSMELLMGNNKLLCENCTEKKQKYPKETSSAEKKAGGVYTNARKQLLISAVPTILILHLKRFHQAGLSLRKVNRHVDFPLTLDLAPFCSATCKNVSVGDKVLYGLYGVVEHSGSMRGGHYTAYVKVRTPSRKLLEHITGKKNVPGLKEPDSESAGQWVHVSDTYVQVVPESRALSAQAYLLFYERIL, from the exons ATgatgaaactagaaaaaaagtcaAAG atctCCACAGTAAAAGATCCTTTTATTGATATTTCACTTCCTATAATAGAAGAAAGG GTTTCAAAACCTGTACTTTTGGGGAGAATGAGTAAATATAGAAGTTTACAGGACACGGATAATGGTCAATACAGTGGCCCTATTACTATAGAAAATACTCATCAACCTAGAGCCACCAAGAAGCATACTTCATCTAAAGATAAG AATCAACTAATTCATGGCAGAAAACGTACAAGAAAATTGTCATCTGGAGAAGATAAAGCTGTTGTCATataccagaaaaatgaaaaccttgAAATGAATAGAGACTCTTCATTGTTCGCAAGCGTCGTGAACACTGAGTCGACTCTGACTGAAAGCCCTACCGACGGCAGCGAACAAGAAGCCAGCCTTTCTGGAAGTAGTGTTGGTGCTGACAGTGAGGCGTCAGAGTCCGAAAGCGCTCCGAAGCAGACTTTGTTGTTGAGGTCCAGCAGTGGATACTACGTGCACACAAATGGACACCTTCGCCCTCCGGCAGAGAGCGAACCACTCGCCAAGGAGGGTGACGGTGGTGATGAGGGAGTGGCTGAAGCTATTTCCGAACTTCATTTGAGCAGCACTGTGACTGGAGATAGGGATTTTGACAGAGAAAATCAGCCACTAAACGTTTTGaataatttgtgtttttcagaGGGCAGGCATATGGTGTCTCACAGCCCCCAAAATGCTTTTCAGACCCTTTCTCAGAGCTATATAACCACTTCTAAAGAATGTTCAATTCAGTCCTGTCTCTATCAGTTTACATCTATGGAATTACTAATGGGGAACAACAAGCTTCTGTGTGAGAACTGtactgaaaagaaacagaagtacCCAAAGGAAACCAGTTCTGCAG aaaagaaagcaggaggggTTTATACTAATGCCAGGAAGCAATTGCTCATTTCTGCTGTTCCAACTATCCTAATTCTCCATCTTAAAAGATTTCATCAG gctgGCTTGAGTCTTCGCAAAGTAAACAGACATGTAGATTTTCCACTGACACTTGACTTAGCACCATTCTGTTCTGCTACTTGTAAG aatGTAAGTGTGGGAGATAAAGTTCTCTATGGTCTGTATGGCGTAGTGGAACATAGTGGCTCAATGAGAGGAGGCCACTACACCGCTTACGTGAAAGTGAGAACACCCTCCAGGAAATTACTGGAACATATCACTGGAAAGAAAAATGTACCTG gtTTGAAAGAACCTGATAGTGAATCAGCAGGCCAGTGGGTCCATGTTAGTGACACTTATGTGCAGGTGGTTCCAGAATCAAGAGCACTTAGTGCACAAGCGTACCTTCTTTTTTATGAaagaatattataa